ATTGGAGACGTGGAAGCGTTGATGAACTTCATTTTGTACCGTTGCGTGATTAGCGTGTAGATATCGACGATGATACCAGTCGATGACAAGCTTGGTAAGTTGATGGTTTCGTGGCAGGATGATCGGAAACTTGAAGTCGTACGTAACGTATGGGACTGCTCCGATACGACTGTCTACTCGCATGACCCCGTGCTCATCTAAGAACGGCGAGAGTTTATATACTGGACTAGTCTTATCGATATCCTTCTTCGAGATCCCGTTTCCTTGCTTTAGGGCAGCGATCTCATCTGGGTACGCTGATGACTGTACTGTGCGCCACAGGCTATTCTCTGCCTTTTGCAACTCTTTCTGCTGCAGATGCCCCATGGTCAGCTTCTCTTTCTTCCTCTTAAGCTTGCAGTTGTCAATGTAACGGTGAACGTATGCGACTGTTCTAAGTAAGCGTTCCCACTTCGAAAAATTACAGATCTTGTAGATATCCTCAAATAGTTTCTGTTGGTGTACCATGCAGGGCCTCAATTCTTCATCCGTCTCCTGCGACTGCGTCGATCTTTGCTCCGGCCACTCTATTTCTGGCTTATAGAGGAAGTCGGGTCCGCGGAACCATCGGGACATCACATCCGTGCTAGGACCCTTTCCCCACTTGGTTGCATCATCGGCTGGATTATGTTGCGTGGGAACGTATCTCCATTCGGCGGCTTCTGTCTTGCTCAAGATCTCTCCCACTCGGAAAGCCACAAACTGTCGGTAGCGATGATGTTGTGATTGAATCCACGCCAGCGTTGTCTTCGAGTCTGTCCACATAACTCGCCGGCATATTGGAAGTGTGTGGTATTCTTTCACTGCTTTGGCTAACCTTGCTCCCAGCAGTGCTCCCATCAGCTCCAGGCGAGGTACTGATAAAGACTTCAAAGGTGCTACTTTTGCCTTGGCCATCACCAGCGTAACATACACATTTCCCATTATAACTACCCGAAAGTATGCCGTACATGCGTATGCTTCCTCACTCGCATCCGTGAAAACGTGCAGCTCTACTGCACCAATCTCAGTCGCAGTGTATCCTGGAAAGTAGGCTCTGTGGAGTCTCATTCGACCGACCTTCCTAAACAGCTCCGTCCATCGAAGCCAGCGCATACGGACTGCTTCAACGACTTCGTCGTCCCATTGCGTCTGTTTGCGCCAGGTGTCCTGAATGATCATACGTCCTTGTATCGTTACGTGTGACAAGATACCTTGTGAGTCGAACAGGCTCATGACACAACGTAGGATGTTTCGCTTTGTCGGTATAATACCTTCTAGTTGCAGGTCAGTAGCAAATGCAATAGAATCTTCCTCCGGCAACCATAGGAGGCCTAGAACTCTTTCCGCTTCGCTTTCCAAATCGATGCTGATGGCCTTCGGTTGAATTCCCCTGGGTTCCCCGACCCGTCGCAGAAGGGCGTCTGAGTTGGAATGCCAATTCCGGATCTCAAATCCTCCTCTGGAGTGCACTTCCTTCACTTCAAGAGCAACCTTGATTGCCTCCGCTTCCGTGTCGAAACTGTCGAGGTAATCATCGACGTAGTGTTTCTCCACGATAGCTTCCGCTGCTTTGGGAAATTCTACTTCGTGTTCCTTCGCGTTACGATTTTTAATGTATTGGGCTTGGCAGGGAGAGCATGTGGCCCCAAAGGTACCGACGTCCATCACGAATATTTTAACCGGTTGTGATGGGTGCTCCCGGTAGAGGAACCGCTGACTGTGAGCATCTTGTTGGCGGATTCTGAACTGGTGAAACATTTGCTTCAGATCTCCGCTAACTGCTACCGGCCTTTCCCGAAATTTGCATAGCACTGAAGCCAAAGGTGTCAGCAAGTCGGGTCCTTTGAGCAGCATGGAGTTAAAAGACACACCCCCTACCTTGGCAGCAGCATCCCAAACTAGCCTAGTCTTGCCCGGCTTTTTCGGATTTCTCACGGCGCCTAGCGGCAAATACCATACCCTTCGAGGGTCTGTAGACTCCATTTCATCCCGCGTTACCTCGTGGATATAGTTGCTTTCAACATATTCGCTAATCTGTTGCTGTACGCTTGTTCGCAGCTCCGGATCCCTTTTCATCCTTCGCTCGAAGCATTCCAAACGACGCATTGCCATGGGAAAACTGTTGGGAAATTCCACAAGGTCATGGCGCCAGAGCAGTCCTATCTCGAATCTGTTTGCGATGCGCTTCGTGGTTTCTTCTAAAATCTGGCGGGCGCGTTTGTCCTCCTGCGATTCCGGCCCCTTGTCCGCTGAAACTCCGACGCTCTCGACCGTGAAGTACTGTTTGACGAGATCGTGCAGATCTTCACCAGCTTGACATTCTCGTCGACATTCGCAAACATGTAGCGTGAAGTTCATTGCCTTTTCTCCTTCAGCCGTATACCCGTATATCGACCAACCGAGTCGAGTCTTGCTGGCCAAAGGGTCACCTAGTTGACCCTCACGCAGGCTTAGCGTTGCGGTCAGGCTAGCATTGTTTGAGCCAATCAGAATGCCAGGTGTGGCTGATTCATAGCTGGTTACTGGAAGACCACGAAGGTACGTATATCGTCGGGCTAGTTCACCGTACTTCAGCGTTTGGTTCGGAAGGTTTAGGCTAGAAACTGTTCTTGCGTCCTTCAGGGAAAACTTTTCGCTTTTGCCTTCTCCGGAAATTTCCAGACAAACACGTTGAGAATCTGGTTCCTGGCGAGTCACATTGCTAGTCCAAGTTAAGCAAAGGGGGAGTGGTTCACCATCATCGATGCCTAACCGTTCTGCAATCGACTCTTCCACTAGAGTCATCTCCGATCCGTCATCCAAAAACGCAAAGGTTTCTACAGATTTCCCCTTCCAAAATAGCTTTACGGGAAGGATTCGAAATAGTGTAGATTTTTTTGTAGCATGGTGCGCATTAAGCCTCTCTCCAGGGTTATCGCTCTGCTTAACAGCTTTTTGGCCTTCTTTAGCTGGGGGTAGAAGTTTCTGACTGCTGGAGTGCAGTAACTGATGGTGTCGCTGCTGGCACCCATCTAGTCCGCAAATAACTTGTAGCTTACAAGGACGCCGTCCGTGTTTGCCTAGGCAAATGCGACACAAATGATGATCTTGAATCGCCTTCCAGCGGGTATCCGGGTCCCATCTTTTGAACGTTGCACAGTCCTTCACCTTATGGTTACGCCCGTTACAGGTCAAACACAACACTTCCTTGACGTCTGTTTTGTGTAACTCCTCTTCTTGCTTAAACGGTTTCGAATCCTTTTCACTTACGGCATGAGCATTGAGGAAATTCTTATCTTTTCCACGCTCTCCACGGCCCGATCGCGATTGCTTGGAATCCGATGTAACGGTGACGTCCGAAGCAGCTGACACTAACATAGACATAAAGCCAGCGAATGTGCGTAAATCTACTCCCGTGAACTGTTGCTTATACAATGCCCAGTTTAAACGTTGTTGTGCCGGAATCTTGTCGACCAACTCTCGCAGTAAGACGGGGTTGCACATGTGCGCAACTTGCCCCGTTGCCTCGATGTGGTCACATAAATTCTGTACCGCCATTCCGAAAGTAATCAATGTCTCCAACCTATCTGATTTTGGAGCGGGAGTATCACGAACCTTTTCCAGTAATGTTTGGATGATCAGTTCCGGTCTTCCGTACAGCATGTACAAAGTAGACATGACTTGTGGGACGCAAGCCGGAAGCAGCAAACGGCTCTTTACTGCCTCGAAGGCCTTACCTTGAAGCGCACGCTGAAGTCGGGCCAAATTCTCCACATTGGTGTAGCCACATGCAGCCGTCGAATTAGTGTATGCACTAAAGAATAGCGGCCAATCTTCCGGATCCCCCCGAAACAGAGGAAGATCCCTCGGCATGACTTGTCGCGCTAACAATTGTTGCTGCGTTGGGACAACGGAAAATGGGGACGTTTGAGGCAATTGAGGAGCTTGAGGTACGTTAACCCAAGGATGCCCACCCAAGGAACCTTGTGAGGAATGGGGAAATGGTTCCATTCTGGGTATACTTGCATTCACTGACAACCCACCATAAACCGGCCCCTGCGGAATCGATGGAATGGGAACGGTTGGACAGGCAGTTACCACGTTCGTCAAATTAGCGTTGCTCAGACTCATAGTAGGAATCGTGCTAATTGGGAACGCACCGAATTGTTGAGAGGGATCTCGGACCGGCTGCGGGTAACAATATGAAGGAACAGACGGCATTGTAGTGTACTGACCTGAAGGAAAGGAGTTTGTGGAAGCTCTGGACATAATACTAGGCACTCCAAGAAGCAGCGACGATAAGGATGGATCGAATACGCTTCGGTCAGCAGAACCCACAGTTGTTGGTGTGGAGCTGTTGTTGAGTACGGATACCGACGGTGCTGTCATCCTTGTCTCCGTGCTCGCTGGTGTGAGCGACAGATTTTCCATCTCGCCGATCATTCTCCCCAGCCAGCCTCCAACGTTACTGGTCCCAACCGCAGCGGATTGCTCATTAAGGTTATTCGATGTCGCTTCCGTTATAACGCCTTGCATGGCATTGTTCGCGAGTTGCCCTAGCATGGCCTTCTTCCTCTCTAACTCCTTCTTATGACTCTCCTCCATTTGCCGCTCAAGGAATGCTCGATGCTCTTGTACCCATTGTAGACTCGCTCGTGCCTGATCCGTCAGCAGTGATTGGCCATAGTTAGTAGCGCTTATAGCCGTCGTCGTTGTAGGTAGCCAGCCGGATGGTCCAGCGATTGCAGGCGGAACTGGACCAGAAGCTGCAGTAGAAGACGTAATTGGAGATGCTGCAGTTGCTGCCAGTGGTAATCCAGCGCTAGCTGCAAGCGATACCACTGAAGAGGTTGAAGCTACGATCGACGATGATTCGGTGGCCTTCACTGACGATACAGTAACGAtagtggccgggaatagcggaTCACTTCCGTAAAGCTCGCCAATCCGTGTGGACGACGGTAAAGCCGCGCATCGTGCACACATCCAACTTTCGTTGGCCACCGCTGAGGTTACTCCCACGCACTGGTAGTGGTACCACTCCTGGCACGCCGCACAGAAGACCATATCATCTACGTTGTTCGACCTCCGACATAGTTTGCAGTCGAACAAATCTGTTTCCGGCATCCTTCCTTTCTCGTTGGTGATCGAAGCAGTTCTTAAAGCTTATTGTTGGGAGATTTCGGACCTCTTAACAGAAGCTGCACTGGTGTTGTTCTGTGCCGAGTTCTTTAAGCTGGAAATAGCGTTTATTAAATGGTGTACTTTATCGAATTCATTGCTACTCACAACTGGTCTCCTTAGTTATTTCTACTCCAACAATCTTAATACGTGTTTCCTTATAGAGAAGTTCTTCTAAATTGGGGGGATCATGTTTTAATCTTAAGCATATATCTATATGAATAGGTTAGAACCTACGATTGTAATATCGTTCTCTTGCGACCGCAGACAAAAGGATGGTAACTCCTGAGGATACTAAGCTAATCTATTTAAGAAACAAACCTATGATAATTCAATATTCAAATTGTGCAGCGAGAATATGTTCAACTTACAGAGCAAGCTAGTAATCAAGTACAATCAATCGACCCGATAggatattcaaaaattcaataatataGCACAAATTTCTTCCGTTCAACTGCTGCTGTTTACATGACTCGCAAATTATCACTCTCCCCTTATCTTGACATTTTGCACGCATCGAGCCTTGCGCACGGTCATTGTCAGTCGCTGCGTGTTAAGTCCAACCGGGGGCCTTTGTGGGTCGATTCGCAATTCAAATTCCCAGTGCTGCCAGTGTCGGCAACAGTGAATGTTTAGTTAAGATTTTGGTTTATGTTGAAATTTATAACTGCAGACTCGCTACAATAAAATACAATCTGTAATATCAGACAGCACACCCCGCAAGAACATCGCTGCCAGTGCGAGTCTGTAGGACATGCATAGCCCTGAATAAGAATCAACGCGTTAGGTCAGTGCCGCGTTTGTTGTAGTTTGGTTAATTAAACTTTCTGTCGGTTTCATTACTGTTAATTCCATGTAAGCAAGAAATTAAAAGAAGCTTTGGTAATCGATCCCCGAAATGTGAAACCGAAAAACGCGTGAGCACCAAACAATGTACGTGTACATACGGCACCTATACGTTTCCGGTTTAAGAATCGTTTTCGGGATGCAGCCGAAAGTTGCTGCAGTTGTTGATTATTTGTAGAACTGATTGATTGCTCGTCAGCCTTGAAGATCTGAGTACTGATATATAATGTCTGTCGTTAGGCCTGGTGGAACCCGCTCCGGTACGGAGAACAAGGACACCTCAATAGGGAAAATTTAATGCCCTACCTTCACCACTAGCACAAACGGCGCCGTCCATGAGCGTAGCATGAGCTCCATGGTTCATATTTTAAAAGATTGAAATTAAGTTCACGTACTTTGGCGTGATTTGAGATTCTAACGTAATGGGCTAATGCTCACTCACTTTGTTGAATATGTTACTTTTGCTACTAGGCTAGATCGATATATTGCTTTGCTGCTGTCTGATACGAGAAGGCAGACCGTTTCACTCATAATGATATTATTTTCTCTCTGTGCGATACCTGAAAGTAGGCAGCAAATCATACAGGTTGAGTTTAGGGCGTCATTGCACTATTCGGTAAGTATTGTCAGTTCAGTCAGGCTTTTTGCAAAGCATAGAGGTCCAAGTAGATATTTTGAAACAACCAAAGGTTGGTAACAAGTAGTCGGGGGATCAATTTGACATTGAATCATGTAAGCAAACTACGATGGGGTGGTATGATGTTCGCCATTACGAAACAGTCGGTTTAGCTATTGAGTATTACAGTCGCTGCGAAGGGtcattttttccgaatttaACTCTTTTCTATGATTGAaatagtggccctgaaaagggcctttTGGTTTGCTGCGATTATTCGATGTCGGTCGTCATTTACTTGGAGCTGGTGTACTTGGTGACGGCCTTGGTGCCTTCGGAAACAGCATGCTTAGCCAATTCTCCTGGAAGCAGAAGACGGACGGCGGTTTGAATTTCGCGGGAAGTGATTGTCGAGCGCTTGTTGTAGTGAGCAAGACGGGAGGCTTCGGCGGCAATACGTTCAAAGATGTCGTTGACGAAGCTGTTCATGATGCTCATAGCCTTTGAAGAAACGCCAGTGTCGGGATGGACTTGCTTCAACACCTTGTAGATGTAGATGGCATAGCTCTCCTTCCTgcgctgcttcttcttcttcttgtcgcCCTTGACAATGTTCTTCTGGGCCTTGCCGGATTTCTTCGCGGCCTTTCCACTGGTTTTCGGTGCCATCGCTATAGGTTTGACGTTGTTTTCGATCCAAAGGGAAACAGAAACTGATGCCGTTCGACCGGAGCGGTTTATCTTTTATACTCGTAGAATAGAGAGCACCGCTACGCCCCTTCGATTTGTTTGCTGTTTCGATGTTTCCACTTCTACCTCCCTGGTATTGGTACATCGCAGTGCTGCGCATGTATAAAATAACCCTCGTTCTGGCGATTCCCCATCAGTACAGTTTACGTACGCTTTGTAAACGTTTCTCTGTTAGTTAAACTCAAACCTACTATCTCATAATGTCTGGCCGCGGCAAAGGAGGCAAAGTTAAGGGAAAGGCAAAGTCCCGTTCCAACCGGGCAGGATTGCAGTTCCCGGTCGGTCGTATCCACCGTCTGCTCAGGAAGGGCAACTACGCCGAGCGAGTTGGTGCTGGCGCTCCAGTCTACTTGGCTGCCGTCATGGAATATCTGGCTGCTGAAGTTCTGGAATTGGCGGGAAACGCTGCTCGTGATAACAAGAAGACCAGAATCATTCCCCGTCATCTGCAGTTGGCCATCCGTAACGATGAGGAATTGAACAAACTGCTGTCTGGCGTTACCATTGCACAGGGTGGTGTGTTGCCAAACATTCAGGCTGTTCTGTTGCCCAAGAAAACCGAAAAGAAGGCCTAAATTACTTCCCGCTCGACTGAAGACCGTGCGCATCAAACcaaaaccgtccttttcaggacgacaatattCGTTCTACCGCTAGAGAGTTGTTCGAAATTATGTATTTGGTGTAAAGTAAACTATTGTATAAGTACGTCTAGGTGTCAATTGCAAATAATATCCAACTACTATCGGCACACAGCACGTCAGCCACTCGCCGTCGTTGGTGGTGCTACCAATCGCATTCGTTTAGCACCAACCACTGCTGCTTGCATCTGGATTGTGTGCTGTTTTGCTGGTGGAAAAAAACATCCCAGTAGTGTTAGTTTGTCATAAACAAAGGTGCGCTTAGAGTTAAGTCACAGGAATGTTATTAGTTTGTCATAAACAAAGGTGTGCTTAGAGTTAAGTTACGAGGAATGTTATTCTCAACTTCCACCTAGATTGTGTGCTGTTTTGCTGGTGGAAACATGCCAGCAGTGTTAGTTTGTCATTATCAAAGGTGGGCTTTGAGTTAAGTTTTCTAGGTGAATATCGAGCATCCTCACACACCACATCCTCCATCGTTTGCCATAAAGGGGTAGAAGTTTGAAATATGGGTAGAGAAATCACGGCTGATGCTGAAGCCGTTTCATTGTCATTTTGCCTACCGACTTGTGCACTCGATACAAACGGAACACATATGTCGTTACCTGCGTCGTTCAGTCTGCCCTGCCGTTAAAAACAATAATGGCGTAATGTAATGTAACCGATTAATTGGCTAGCGTAGGCTAGGCGTAGCGT
The nucleotide sequence above comes from Aedes aegypti strain LVP_AGWG unplaced genomic scaffold, AaegL5.0 Primary Assembly AGWG_AaegL5_hic_scaff_741_PBJ_arrow, whole genome shotgun sequence. Encoded proteins:
- the LOC110681349 gene encoding histone H2B yields the protein MAPKTSGKAAKKSGKAQKNIVKGDKKKKKQRRKESYAIYIYKVLKQVHPDTGVSSKAMSIMNSFVNDIFERIAAEASRLAHYNKRSTITSREIQTAVRLLLPGELAKHAVSEGTKAVTKYTSSK
- the LOC110681347 gene encoding histone H2A is translated as MSGRGKGGKVKGKAKSRSNRAGLQFPVGRIHRLLRKGNYAERVGAGAPVYLAAVMEYLAAEVLELAGNAARDNKKTRIIPRHLQLAIRNDEELNKLLSGVTIAQGGVLPNIQAVLLPKKTEKKA